The Fulvia fulva chromosome 6, complete sequence genome includes a window with the following:
- a CDS encoding Bikaverin cluster transcription factor bik5 — MSLNSVRALFEMGVDSTNRVNKPGTSCLGCRRRKLKCTREEEGCHNCTKADLPCVYPTPEVGVKRKRGPYKKDKPARQRHLEDLVKYLEPKNDTNEADDAASPSQQSSSDPQQSASGPITNSNTTRASAHSIHSEELVKDALIALTRSSVSDHDARQDNSSFFTQSHAVASAASSASDHPSVRRIFEYWSIYETRVDPMTKVIHCPTFARKLFGTIDKLDAVSSTMDALLFSMYYAAVSTCTARETRRRFGENQDLLLKRYGQRIESALSNNYDVPTIEQLQALVLYIICIRRSDNTTNIKALFTLAVRSAQLMGMNADPEGRLPPYETELRRRLWYHLCGLESRTAEESGTRSATLMSDHDVHIPSSLNDRDLDPRITDPLRPRVGVTEMTFPLLRFEVHRLIFGLVMIRRQQSAKQVSTESIQQSQFELLEHAKSRLENQYIAYLHPSRPYDWMCLQFIQGMLVKAQLMIDFPFGSVPTKDMPEGQRMKLLRASVGVIQTTHVLAIDERISDWVWYFRGYVQWHSLAIVVAELGCSSNIEFTDMAWQVLDPVLSDWDAIYKTKKDEPAWEHVNTMVQRARRVRQRRHTHPSKAKRPRQGEPGRRLQEQPTELPIHRSVKMEALQTPGYTTYSTIPVDRNNAIEPHHSHIQQFDQHSTPDNQPPGPLTGHGGMVDFNIDFDTLDAFNEIDFSAFDQVFNSESWEMLSPLPQLDMPLYTGVQIHE; from the exons ATGTCGTTGAATAGCGTTCGCGCGCTTTTCGAAATGGGAGTAGACTCCACGAATCGAGTCAATAAGCCAGGAACGTCATGTCTAGGTTGCAGAAGACGCAAGCTCAAATGTACTCGCGAGGAAGAAGGCTGTCACAATTGCACCAAAGCAGATCTACCTTGCGTATACCCAACGCCAGAAGTGGGCGTGAAGCGCAAACGAGGACCATACAAGAAAGACAAACCTGCTCGACAGCGACATCTCGAAGATCTTGTCAAGTATCTGGAGCCCAAGAACGATACAAATGAAGCAGACGATGCGGCAAGTCCTAGTCAGCAGTCGTCCTCCGATCCTCAGCAAAGCG CTTCGGGGCCCATCACGAATTCCAATACTACCCGCGCATCAGCGCATAGTATTCACTCCGAAGAACTTGTCAAGGACGCATTGATAGCATTGACGCGATCTTCAGTATCAGATCATGATGCTCGCCAGGACAACAGCTCTTTCTTCACGCAAAGTCATGCTGTCGCTAGTGCGGCATCTTCTGCCAGCGACCATCCTTCTGTGCGACGTATCTTCGAGTATTGGAGCATATATGAGACTCGGGTTGATCCCATGACCAAGGTCATACACTGTCCGACTTTCGCGAGGAAGTTGTTTGGCACCATTGATAAGCTTGATGCCGTTTCGTCCACCATGGACGCCCTGCTATTCAGCATGTACTATGCCGCTGTGAGCACTTGCACCGCACGCGAAACTCGAAGGCGTTTCGGAGAGAACCAGGATCTTCTACTCAAACGTTATGGTCAGCGTATTGAGTCAGCACTGAGCAACAACTACGATGTGCCGACAATAGAGCAGTTGCAAGCACTTGTCTTATACATC ATCTGTATTCGACGATCAGACAATACCACCAATATCAAAGCTCTGTTCACGCTAGCGGTACGCTCAGCACAGCTTATGGGTATGAACGCAGATCCTGAAGGGAGGTTACCGCCATACGAAACAGAGCTGCGTCGTCGGCTTTGGTATCATCTATGTGGTCTCGAAAGTCGCACCGCAGAGGAAAGCGGCACACGATCAGCAACTCTGATGTCGGATCACGACGTGCACATACCATCCAGTTTAAATGACCGCGACCTGGATCCGCGTATAACAGACCCACTGCGGCCGAGGGTGGGCGTCACTGAGATGACATTTCCGCTGCTGAGATTCGAGGTACATCGACTTATCTTCGGACTTGTGATGATACGTCGGCAGCAGAGCGCAAAGCAAGTCAGCACTGAGAGCATCCAGCAAAGCCAGTTTGAGCTCCTCGAGCACGCAAAGTCAAGGCTTGAGAACCAATACATCGCCTATTTACACCCATCACGACCGTACGACTGGATGTGCTTACAGTTCATCCAAGGCATGCTA GTCAAAGCTCAGCTCATGATTGACTTCCCCTTTGGCTCAGTTCCTACTAAAGACATGCCAGAAGGACAGCGGATGAAATTGCTGCGAGCTTCGGTCGGGGTCATACAGACCACACATGTACTAGCAATTGACGAGCGCATAAGCGACTGGGTGTGGTACTTCCGAGGCTACGTCCAGTGGCACTCCTTGGCCATAGTAGTGGCAGAACTAGGATGCAGCAGCAACATCGAGTTTACCGACATGGCCTGGCAGGTGCTGGACCCGGTACTTTCCGATTGGGATGCCATATACAAGACGAAGAAAGATGAGCCAGCTTGGGAGCACGTCAATACCATGGTCCAACGCGCGCGTCGTGTTCGACAGCGAAGACACACTCATCCAAGCAAGGCCAAACGACCACGCCAGGGTGAACCAGGTAGACGATTGCAAGAGCAGCCAACGGAATTACCGATCCATCGCTCTGTAAAGATGGAAGCGCTCCAAACACCTGGTTATACGACCTACAGCACGATTCCCGTCGATCGAAACAACGCAATAGAACCTCACCATTCACACATACAGCAATTTGACCAGCACAGTACGCCAGACAATCAGCCTCCCGGTCCTCTTACTGGCCATGGAGGTATGGTGGACTTCAATATCGACTTCGATACTCTTGATGCTTTTAACGAAATCGACTTCAGCGCTTTCGATCAGGTCTTCAACAGCGAGAGCTGGGAAATGCTCAGCCCATTGCCGCAACTTGATATGCCGCTATATACTGGTGTTCAAATCCACGAGTGA